The window TCTGGCGGCCGTAGGCGACGTTCATGCGGCGGTTCAGGCGGCCCAGCGCCGAGACGATCTTCTCGACCTGGGGGTCGAGGTCCTGGAATTCGCGCTGGTAGGCGGCGATCTGTTCTTCGATCGTCGGCTCGCTGACGCGGGGGGTGTCACCCATGGCCGCAGTATGGCACGCGCTCGCTTGGCGTTGAAGTCCTTCGGGATGTACTGTTTAGATCCTAACTTTAGCTTCGAAGTCTTCACCTCTAACTCCTGAGGCAGACGTAAGACTTCTCCTACCAAGGCAGGTGAAAGTGACCAGGGCGATGGGCGCTGAGATGCGCCGGATCCATGTGGGCAACGCACTCAGCGCGTTCGGGCTCGGCTTTACCGTCCCGTATCTGTACGTCTATGTGGCGCAGGTACGGGATCTTGGTGCGATGACGGCGGGGCTCGTGCTCGCCGTCTTCGCCGTGGCCGCGCTCGTGGTGCTGCCGTTCGCCGGGCGGGCCATCGTCCGCCGGGGCCCGCTGCCGGTGCTGCTCGCCGCCCTGGTCACCGCCGCCGTCGGAGCGCTGAGCCTCGGGCTCGCGAGCAGTTCGACGACCGTGCTGCTGTCCGCGGCGGCGCTCGGTGCCGGTCAGGCAGTGATGCAGCCGGCGCTCGCGACGATGATCGTGGACTTCTCGTCGGCCGAGACGCGGTCGCGGGCCTTCGCCACTCAGTTCTTCCTGCAGAACCTCGGGCTCGGGGTCGGCGGGCTCATCGGCGGTCATCTCGTCGACGCCTCACGGGCGAGCTCGTTCACACTCCTGTTCTCGATCGAGGCGGCGATGTTCCTGCTGCTCGCCGTGGTCATGGTGACCGTACGGATGCCGCGTACGGCCAAGGTCGAGGGTGCTCCGGGTGAGGCCAGGGGCAGCTGGAAGCAGTTGCTCGGCAATCGGGCCATGGTGCAGCTGTGTGTGGTCGGCTTCGTGCTGTTCTTCGCCTGCTACGGGCAGTTCGAGTCGGGGCTGAGTGCGTACGGCGTCGAGGCTGCGGGGATCTCCACGTCCGCGCTCGGGACCGCGCTTGCCGCGAACACGGCGATGATCGTGGTCGCCCAGTTCGCCGTGCTGCGGTTCGTCGAGCGGCGGAAGCGGTCCCGGGTGATCGCCGCTGTCGGGCTGATCTGGGCCTTCGCCTGGGTCGTCGCCGGTTACGCGGGGCTCGGGCACGCCAGCCAGACCATGGCGACGGCAGCGTTCGTGTCGACGTACGCGCTGTTCGGGCTCGGGGAGGCGATGCTGTCGCCGACCGTGGCGCCGCTGGTCGCGGATCTGGCGCCGAGCGGGATGGCGGGGCAGTACAACTCCGCCTTCGCCCTGGTGAAGCAGCTGGCGCTCGCGGTCGGTCCCGCGGTGGGCGGGCCCATGGGGGCCTCGCTGCATGCTCCGTACGTCGTGACGTTCCTGCTGTTCTCGCTGGGGATCACGTTCCTGGCGGTGCGGCTGGGGAAGCAGCTCACTCCCCTGCAGAATCAGCCGTCGCTGGCCAAGAGCCGGGTCGTGGCGCGGGGCGGGGCTTCGGCCGAGGCTGTGCAGACCGCGGCCTGACGGGCGTACGAAGCCGAGAAACAGAGGACGGCCGTCACCACTGATGTGGTGGCGGCCGTCCTGCTGTTTGCGTGGCGGTGCTCAGTGGATGGCTGTCACCAGGGTGGACGTGAACGGGAGCGTTGCCGTGCCGTCGGGGTTCGCCTGGTCGGTGAGGGTCGCGGCCACCGCTTCGGCGGCCTGTGTGAGGGCTTCCGGGCCGCCCGCGTCCTCGATGGCCTGGCCCCAGGGGACGGCGGAGAGGTGGCCGCGGGCGAAGGCGGCGAGCCGGGGCAGGGTGATGCCGAAGGTGACGTCATGACTGACCACGTCGTGGAAGCCCGCGGCGGTCAGTGCGGCCGTGAGGCGTTCGGCGGGGCAGGAGAAGGCCATCGCGAAGTGCGCCTCGGCCTCCGGGCCGCCGTACTCGGTGATGGCGCGGTGGTGGGCCACGAAGTACGGGGAGCGGTCCCAGGAAGCCCAGGCGGTGGCGGCGTACCGGCCGCCGACGCGCAGGACTCTGGAAGCCTCGACGAGGGCCGCGCCGAGGTCGGGGAAGAACTGGACGCCCTGCTGACAGAGGACGGCGTCGAACGTGTCGTCCGGGTGGGGGAGGTGGTCGGCGGGGGCCACTTCGAACTCGATGTCCGGGTACATGCGGGGTGCCTTGGCGGCGGCGACCTTGAGCATGGCCTCGTTGAAGTCGGCGGCCGCGACATGGCCCGTGGGGCCGACCCGGGCGGCTGCCGCGCGGGCCACGAAGCCGGTGCCGGAGGCCACGTCGAGGACCTGGTGGCCCGGACACAGGTCCACGGCGTCGAGCAGCGCCTCGACGAACGGCGCCATGATCGGTGCGCTGTACTCCTCGTAGCGCTCGGGAGCGCTGCCTTTGAGCTGAAAGCCCGTTTCGTCTGCCTGGGGTGAGCTAGCCATGGGTGAGCTACTAGCACCGCTGGGCGGGTCCGACCAGATGGCGCGCGGCTCCTGGGTCGGATGGTGCACGGCTCAGGCGTCAGGTGGTGCGCTGCTTCGGGGTCAGGTCGTGCGCGGGAGTGCGAACTCGCACCACACCGCCTTGCCGCCGCCCGGGGTGCGGCGGGAGCCCCAGTTCGAGGCGATGGTGGCGACGATCGCGATCCCCCGGCCGGACTCGTCGGCCGGCTCCGCGCGGCGGCGGCGCGGGAGGTGGTCGTCGCCGTCGGTGACCTCGACGATGAGGCGCCGGTCCGTGCGGCGGAGTCTGAGGCGCATCGGCGGGGTGCCGTGCTGGAGGGAGTTGGCGACGAGCTCGCTCGCGGCCAGTACGCCGAGATCGTGCAGGTCGGTCGGGAAGCGCCAGCTGGTGAGGACGCCGGAGGCGAAGGCACGCGCGCGCGGGGCCGCTTCGACCCCGCCCAGCAGTTCCAGGGCGGCGTTGCGGAAGAGCTCGCTGTCCGGTCCCGTACGGGCGGGGTGCTGAAGGACCAGGACGGCCACGTCGTCGTCGTGGTCGGCCGTCACGCCCGCCGAGCGGACCAGGCGGTCGCAGACCACCTGGGGGGTGCCCGTGGCGCCGGCGAGGGCGCGCTCCAGGGACGCGATGCCCTCGTCCAGGTCGGCGTCGCGGCGCTCGACCAGGCCATCGGTGTAGAGCACGGCGGTGGAGCCGGGGCCGAGGGGGATCGAGCCGGAGGCGTGCATCCAGCCGCCCGTGCCGAGCGGGGGGCCGGTGGGTTCGTCGGCGCGCAGGACCGTGCCGCTCTCGTCGCGGACGAGGATCGGGAGGTGGCCGGCCGAGGCGTACACCAGCCGGCCCTCGTTCGGGTCGTGGACCGCGTACGCGCAGGTGGCGATCTGGTTGGCGTCGATCTCCATGGCGAGGCCGTCCAGGAGCTGGAGGACCTCGTGCGGGGGCAGGTCGAGGCGGGCGTACGCCCGGACGGCCGTGCGGAGCTGGCCCATGACGGCTGCCGCGCGGACGCCGCGGCCCATGACGTCGCCGATGACGAGGGCGGTGCGGCCGCCGCCGAGGGTGATCACGTCGTACCAGTCGCCGCCGACCGCGGCCTCCGTGCCACCGGGGTGGTAGGTGGCGGCGACGCGCAGGTCGTCGGGCTCTTCGAGCTCCTGGGGCAGCAGGGAGCGCTGGAGGGTGACGGCGGTCTCGCGCTGCCGGCGCTCGCTGGCGCGCAGCCGCTCGGCGGCCTCGGCGTGGTCGGTGACGTCGGCGGCGAAGATCAGTACGCCACCCCCTTCGGGGGTGGCAGCTGCGTCGACGGGGACCGGGGTGCACGTGAACGTGTACGAGCGGCCGCCGGGGGCCTTGCGGGACTTGACCGTGCGGGGCTTGGAGCTGCGCAGGACCTGGTCGAGGAGCGGCAGCAGGCCGATCTCGGCCAGCTCGGGCAGCGCGACGCGCGCGGGCTCGCCGGCCGGGCGGACGCCGAAGGCCGCCACATAGGCGTCGTTCACATACGCGAGGCGGTGGTCCGGGCCCTGCACCAGGGCGACGAGGGCCGGGATGCGGTCGAGGACCTCGCGGACCGGCAGCTCGTCGACGGCGGGCAGGAGCGCGGCGTCGGACAGCCGCTCGGCGCGTGCCGCGGGCACGGAGCCCTCCGAAGGGAGCGCCGTCGGCGAATCCTCGGTCCGCGCTGCCGCGCGGCGCTGCGTTCCGGGGAGCCGGGCGCTCCAGCGCGTGAAGTTCACAGTGGGACAGGCCTCGTGGGTTTGAAGGGCGAGCGGTCGGCCCGCCCATGGTGTGGACCAGTGTGTCCGACCGGACCGACATCCGTCAGACGCGGGCGCGGCCGGTGGAGTTCCTGGGTCCGGTCAGGACGACCCCTTCGGGTTCTGAGGAGGCTTTCCACCGGCCGCGAGTTCGAACTCCGCACGGGGATGTTCGAGCGAACCGAGGGAGACGATCTCCCTCTTGAAGAGCCCCGACAGGATCCATTCGGCGAGCACGCGGGCCTTGCGGTTGAAGGTGGGCACCCTGCTCAGGTGGTAGACGCGGTGCATGAACCAGGCAGGGTAGCCCTTCAGCTTGCGCCCGTAGACGAACGCGACGCCCTTGTGCAGTCCCAGGGAGGCGACCGAGCCGACGTACTTGTGCGCGTACGTCCCCAGGGGCTCGCCGCGCAGGGAGCGGGCGATGTTGTCGGCGAGGACCTTGGCCTGGCGCACGGCGTGCTGGGCGTTGGGGGCGGTCTCCGTGCCGGGCTCGGCGGTGACGTCCGGGACGGCTGCGGCGTCTCCCGCGGCCCACGCGTGCGTGGTGCCGTCGACGGTCAGCTGGGCGGTGCACTTCAGGCGGCCGCGTTCGTTCAGCGGGAGGTCGGTGGCCGCGAGGACGGGGTGCGGTTTCACGCCTGCGGTCCACACGACCGTACGGGTCGGGAAGCGCGCCCCGTCACTGAGGACGGCGACGCGGTCCGCGCAGGAGTCGAGGCGGGTCTCCAGGCGTACGTCGATGTTGCGGCGGCGCAGCTGGGTGACCGTGTACTTGCCCATGTCCTCGCCGACCTCGGGGAGGATGCGGTTCGAGGCCTCGACGAGGATCCACTTCATGTCGTCGGGCTTGACGTTGTGGTAGTAGCGCGCGGCGTAGCGGGCCATGTCCTCCAGCTCGCCGAGTGCCTCCACTCCCGCGTAGCCGCCGCCCACGAAGACGAAGGTCAGGGCGGCGTCGCGGATCGCGGGGTCTCGGGTGGAGGAGGCGATGTCCATCTGCTCGATGACGTGGTTGCGCAGCCCGATGGCCTCTTCGACGGTCTTGAAGCCGATGGCGTACTCGGCGAGCCCGGGGATCGGGAGGGTCCGTGAGACGGATCCGGGGGCCAGCACGAGTTCGTCGTACGTGATCTGCTCGGGGCCCGTGCCCTCCTCCTCGGTGGCGAGGGTGGTGAGGGTCGCGGTGCGCTTGGCGTGGTCGATGGACGCGGCCTCGCCGATGACGACCCGGCACTGGTCGAGTACACGGCGCAGCGGCACGACGACATGGCGCGGTGAGATCGAGCCCGCGGCGGCCTCGGGCAGGAACGGCTGATAGGTCATGTACGGGTCGGGCGTCACCACGACGATTTCCACGTCGCCCCGCCTCAGCTCGGGTTTCAGCTTCCGCTGGAGCCCGAGAGCGGTGTACATCCCGACGTAGCCGCCGCCGACAACGAGAATGCGCGCACGTTCCTTCACTCACCCATGACGCACCGGCTACGGGAGTTTGTCCACAGGCCCGTCAATTTGTGTGACCGGGCGCCTGAGACGCGCACGGTTGGCCGATTTGCCGGAGTGCGGGGAAGCTTCGCAGGTCAGCGGGTGTGAGCGGGGTGGAAGTAGGGGGCGCAACCGGGACGTATGCGGCCCGTAGTCCGATCGGGGGGCGCTCCGTGCGGAACCTGCCCCTTCTGAATTGACCCCCACTCAACTATGTTCGTGTGTCATCGGGGTGTAGGGGGATGCGCTCGACGGGTCCGTGCGGCGATACCGCGCGGCGAAGGCTGTTCCGCTCGCTCCGGCTGTCAATGGCGGGGAGAGTCTCCGGGGGGAGACGTCATTACCGGGGGAACACATATGCACATTCAGGATTCTCAATGGTCTTCCGCGTCTGCCATCGGGGCGGGCGGCGCGATCAGTGCGGCGGCATCGAACGGACGCGGCGTGGGGGACCCGTCGCGCACGACGCCACTGCGCGTGGACGCACAGCGCAATCTGGAGCACGTACTTCGCGCGGCCCGTGAGGTCTTCGGCGAGCTGGGGTACGGCGCGCCGATGGAGGACGTGGCGCGGCGCGCCCGCGTCGGTGTCGGCACGGTGTACCGGCGCTTCCCGAGCAAGGACGTCCTGGTCCGGCGGATAGCCGAGGAGGAGACCTCCCGGCTGACCGACCAGGCGCGCTCGGCGCTGGGTCAGGAGGACGAGCCGTGGTCGGCGCTCTCGCGCTTCCTGCGGACGTCGGTGGCCTCGGGTGCCGGGCGGCTGCTGCCTCCGCAGATCCTGCGGGTGGGCGTCGGTGACGAGGGGGCCGAGGGCACGGTCCTCGACGAGACGCGGGTGCCGCAGCAGCGGTCCCA is drawn from Streptomyces liliifuscus and contains these coding sequences:
- a CDS encoding MFS transporter — protein: MGAEMRRIHVGNALSAFGLGFTVPYLYVYVAQVRDLGAMTAGLVLAVFAVAALVVLPFAGRAIVRRGPLPVLLAALVTAAVGALSLGLASSSTTVLLSAAALGAGQAVMQPALATMIVDFSSAETRSRAFATQFFLQNLGLGVGGLIGGHLVDASRASSFTLLFSIEAAMFLLLAVVMVTVRMPRTAKVEGAPGEARGSWKQLLGNRAMVQLCVVGFVLFFACYGQFESGLSAYGVEAAGISTSALGTALAANTAMIVVAQFAVLRFVERRKRSRVIAAVGLIWAFAWVVAGYAGLGHASQTMATAAFVSTYALFGLGEAMLSPTVAPLVADLAPSGMAGQYNSAFALVKQLALAVGPAVGGPMGASLHAPYVVTFLLFSLGITFLAVRLGKQLTPLQNQPSLAKSRVVARGGASAEAVQTAA
- a CDS encoding NAD(P)/FAD-dependent oxidoreductase; protein product: MKERARILVVGGGYVGMYTALGLQRKLKPELRRGDVEIVVVTPDPYMTYQPFLPEAAAGSISPRHVVVPLRRVLDQCRVVIGEAASIDHAKRTATLTTLATEEEGTGPEQITYDELVLAPGSVSRTLPIPGLAEYAIGFKTVEEAIGLRNHVIEQMDIASSTRDPAIRDAALTFVFVGGGYAGVEALGELEDMARYAARYYHNVKPDDMKWILVEASNRILPEVGEDMGKYTVTQLRRRNIDVRLETRLDSCADRVAVLSDGARFPTRTVVWTAGVKPHPVLAATDLPLNERGRLKCTAQLTVDGTTHAWAAGDAAAVPDVTAEPGTETAPNAQHAVRQAKVLADNIARSLRGEPLGTYAHKYVGSVASLGLHKGVAFVYGRKLKGYPAWFMHRVYHLSRVPTFNRKARVLAEWILSGLFKREIVSLGSLEHPRAEFELAAGGKPPQNPKGSS
- a CDS encoding class I SAM-dependent methyltransferase; translated protein: MASSPQADETGFQLKGSAPERYEEYSAPIMAPFVEALLDAVDLCPGHQVLDVASGTGFVARAAAARVGPTGHVAAADFNEAMLKVAAAKAPRMYPDIEFEVAPADHLPHPDDTFDAVLCQQGVQFFPDLGAALVEASRVLRVGGRYAATAWASWDRSPYFVAHHRAITEYGGPEAEAHFAMAFSCPAERLTAALTAAGFHDVVSHDVTFGITLPRLAAFARGHLSAVPWGQAIEDAGGPEALTQAAEAVAATLTDQANPDGTATLPFTSTLVTAIH
- a CDS encoding TetR/AcrR family transcriptional regulator, with the protein product MHIQDSQWSSASAIGAGGAISAAASNGRGVGDPSRTTPLRVDAQRNLEHVLRAAREVFGELGYGAPMEDVARRARVGVGTVYRRFPSKDVLVRRIAEEETSRLTDQARSALGQEDEPWSALSRFLRTSVASGAGRLLPPQILRVGVGDEGAEGTVLDETRVPQQRSQPLSPELRLVEQRPAPLQETVEVVSIEDDAGAAQLLEVVGRLVDRARAAGELRPDVTVSDVLLVIATAAPSLPDAAQQAAASARLLDILLEGLRSRPA
- a CDS encoding ATP-binding SpoIIE family protein phosphatase; this translates as MNFTRWSARLPGTQRRAAARTEDSPTALPSEGSVPAARAERLSDAALLPAVDELPVREVLDRIPALVALVQGPDHRLAYVNDAYVAAFGVRPAGEPARVALPELAEIGLLPLLDQVLRSSKPRTVKSRKAPGGRSYTFTCTPVPVDAAATPEGGGVLIFAADVTDHAEAAERLRASERRQRETAVTLQRSLLPQELEEPDDLRVAATYHPGGTEAAVGGDWYDVITLGGGRTALVIGDVMGRGVRAAAVMGQLRTAVRAYARLDLPPHEVLQLLDGLAMEIDANQIATCAYAVHDPNEGRLVYASAGHLPILVRDESGTVLRADEPTGPPLGTGGWMHASGSIPLGPGSTAVLYTDGLVERRDADLDEGIASLERALAGATGTPQVVCDRLVRSAGVTADHDDDVAVLVLQHPARTGPDSELFRNAALELLGGVEAAPRARAFASGVLTSWRFPTDLHDLGVLAASELVANSLQHGTPPMRLRLRRTDRRLIVEVTDGDDHLPRRRRAEPADESGRGIAIVATIASNWGSRRTPGGGKAVWCEFALPRTT